The Oncorhynchus keta strain PuntledgeMale-10-30-2019 unplaced genomic scaffold, Oket_V2 Un_contig_7014_pilon_pilon, whole genome shotgun sequence genome includes a region encoding these proteins:
- the LOC127926156 gene encoding thyrotropin-releasing hormone-degrading ectoenzyme-like, with product AGYLPQNVPLQIICYLPQEREFLPWHAASRSLYQLDKLLDRTEDYSLFSDFVLKQVASKYHKMGWPLALTEGSIIQASYQTEELQREVIMLACSFGNKDCHRQAVSLISDWISSNKN from the exons gGCTGGCTACCTGCCCCAGAACGTGCCCCTCCAGATCATCTGCTACCTACCCCAGGAGAGAGAGTTCCTCCCCTGGCACGCTGCCAGCCGCTCCCTCTACCAGCTGGACAAGCTGCTGGACCGCACAGAGGACTACAGCCTCTTCAGT GACTTTGTGCTGAAGCAAGTGGCCTCAAAGTACCACAAGATGGGCTGGCCCTTGGCTCTGACAGAAGGCTCCATCATACAGGCCTCCTACCAGACTGA AGAGCTGCAGAGAGAGGTGATCATGCTGGCATGTAGTTTCGGGAACAAAGACTGTCACCGCCAAGCCGTGTCGCTCATCTCTGATTGGATCTCCAGCAAcaagaacag